The Apium graveolens cultivar Ventura chromosome 11, ASM990537v1, whole genome shotgun sequence genome has a window encoding:
- the LOC141697619 gene encoding AT-hook motif nuclear-localized protein 29-like, translated as MENNNNPTWNSSQIVQQLLPPPSPHHSDSEINPQNNSSVGGGISSPKRRPPGRPRGSKNKPKHTNVSNCESPNTLKMHLLEVSSGVDIVETLNNYARQRGRGVCILNGNGMVSNVIIRQPATSSLFGGFITLPGAFELISITGAVLPPPAPPGSGSLSIFLSGGHGNVLGGNVEGPLIATGTVVLTLASFANAVFERIPVRDNEAVELEDAGSDAAAPRHPF; from the coding sequence ATGGAAAACAATAACAACCCAACATGGAACTCTTCCCAAATTGTTCAACAACTGCTCCCCCCTCCTTCACCACACCACTCTGATTCCGAAATCAATCCCCAGAACAACAGCTCTGTAGGAGGCGGCATTTCTTCCCCAAAACGTCGCCCACCAGGCCGTCCTCGTGGCTCCAAAAACAAGCCTAAACATACTAATGTCAGCAACTGTGAAAGCCCCAATACTCTCAAGATGCACTTGCTCGAAGTCTCATCTGGTGTCGACATAGTGGAGACCCTCAACAACTACGCAAGGCAGAGAGGTAGAGGCGTGTGTATCTTAAATGGGAACGGGATGGTTTCGAATGTTATCATCCGCCAGCCTGCTACTTCTTCCTTGTTTGGAGGCTTTATTACACTGCCAGGTGCTTTCGAGCTTATCTCGATTACTGGGGCTGTGCTTCCTCCCCCGGCTCCGCCGGGATCCGGGAGCCTATCGATCTTTTTATCAGGAGGACACGGGAATGTTCTTGGGGGGAACGTTGAAGGTCCTCTTATTGCCACAGGCACAGTTGTCTTAACTTTGGCTTCTTTTGCTAATGCAGTGTTTGAGCGTATACCTGTGAGGGACAACGAGGCAGTGGAGCTGGAAGATGCAGGTAGTGATGCTGCTGCACCAAGACACCCCTTTTAA